The Niastella koreensis GR20-10 genome includes a window with the following:
- a CDS encoding Ku protein gives MRAIWTGAIGFGLVNIPIKIYSAVQASELDLDMLDKKDHSNIHFQRVNAKTGKEVAWENIVRGYNLDGHYVVLTEEDFQKVRPEKNKLINISEFVDETEIDSMYYENPYYLAPDKSGVKAYNLLRDALEETGKVGLGTYVLRNKESIGVIKPHEDVLVLNKIRFGEEIRDTTELDIKATKSNPAELKMAIALINQLSGDFDITHFKDTYSEDLLKLIKDKAKGKKIAVPHMRVVHSRSKDLMEQLKASLGTKKEKSGGRRKAS, from the coding sequence ATGCGAGCCATTTGGACGGGAGCCATCGGTTTTGGGTTGGTAAACATTCCCATAAAAATCTACAGCGCAGTACAAGCCAGTGAGCTGGACCTGGATATGTTGGATAAGAAGGACCATTCCAACATTCATTTCCAACGCGTAAATGCAAAAACGGGCAAAGAAGTGGCGTGGGAAAATATTGTGCGGGGTTACAACCTCGATGGTCATTATGTGGTATTGACCGAAGAAGATTTTCAGAAAGTACGGCCCGAAAAGAACAAGCTCATTAATATTTCCGAGTTTGTTGATGAAACGGAGATAGATTCCATGTATTATGAAAATCCCTATTACCTGGCGCCCGATAAAAGCGGGGTAAAAGCGTATAACCTGTTGCGTGACGCATTGGAAGAAACAGGCAAAGTGGGGCTGGGAACTTATGTACTCCGGAACAAGGAAAGTATTGGCGTAATAAAACCGCACGAGGATGTGTTGGTATTGAACAAGATACGTTTTGGCGAAGAAATTCGCGATACCACCGAACTGGATATCAAGGCAACAAAAAGCAACCCGGCAGAACTGAAAATGGCTATTGCGCTTATAAATCAGTTATCCGGTGATTTTGATATCACGCATTTCAAAGATACCTATTCAGAAGATCTGTTAAAGCTTATAAAGGATAAAGCAAAGGGGAAGAAAATTGCGGTGCCTCATATGCGGGTAGTGCATTCCCGGTCAAAAGACCTGATGGAACAATTGAAAGCAAGCCTTGGTACAAAAAAAGAAAAAAGCGGCGGTCGCCGGAAAGCTTCCTGA
- a CDS encoding single-stranded DNA-binding protein: MYAIKNKVQLIGNLGQEPNIRTTETGKKVARFSIATNDIYRNSRGERIKETLWHTVIAWGKLAEITEKYLTKGREVAVTGKLVHREYIDKSGIKRFISEVVLNELLMLGGGPRYQNETVEAIEEAEDFDVEMDS; this comes from the coding sequence ATGTACGCAATTAAAAACAAAGTTCAACTGATAGGAAATTTAGGACAGGAACCAAATATCCGTACAACCGAGACCGGTAAAAAAGTAGCCCGCTTTTCTATAGCCACCAATGATATTTATAGAAATTCCAGGGGTGAACGTATAAAAGAAACTTTATGGCATACCGTTATAGCCTGGGGTAAACTGGCAGAGATCACTGAAAAATATTTAACCAAAGGAAGAGAAGTGGCCGTAACCGGTAAACTGGTTCACCGGGAGTACATCGATAAAAGCGGCATCAAACGCTTTATATCGGAAGTAGTATTGAATGAGTTATTAATGCTGGGCGGTGGTCCAAGGTATCAAAACGAAACAGTAGAGGCAATAGAAGAAGCAGAAGACTTTGATGTTGAAATGGATAGTTAG
- a CDS encoding DUF3175 domain-containing protein — translation MVTAVKKKKRTTSATKKTTTAHKKSTRQQTAKKKSAPKKWSHHVMETSDALDLQSGIFKSKDPKKIAQSLKRSAEKSKRRKGTPYQSAMSMLNFYINRAGKHLTAKEKQPLEKAKPELRKLFGREE, via the coding sequence ATGGTAACAGCAGTAAAGAAAAAGAAGCGAACTACCTCAGCCACGAAAAAAACAACCACCGCTCATAAGAAATCAACCCGTCAGCAAACGGCCAAAAAGAAATCGGCACCAAAGAAATGGTCGCACCATGTAATGGAAACCAGCGACGCGCTGGACCTGCAATCGGGCATCTTCAAATCAAAAGATCCGAAAAAGATCGCGCAGTCATTAAAACGTTCTGCCGAAAAAAGTAAAAGAAGAAAAGGCACGCCCTACCAATCGGCTATGTCCATGCTGAACTTTTACATCAACCGGGCCGGTAAGCATCTTACCGCCAAAGAAAAACAGCCATTGGAAAAAGCAAAGCCTGAGTTACGGAAACTGTTTGGCCGGGAAGAATAA
- the ligD gene encoding DNA ligase D: MSLATYKKKRSFNQTPEPEGKKPAGKKTAVSSQLHFVVQKHDATRLHYDFRLEMEGVLKSWAVPKGPSMNPADKRLAMMVEDHPYDYKDFEGIIPEGNYGAGTVIVWDEGTYEPIEPFDDPKKAEKHLLEQLRKGSLKIVLHGQKLKGEFALVQIKSSEDNAWLLIKHNDKYATQTDVTKKAKSVQSGMKLEQVAKESTHEWVSNKKSTTKKKSSAAKKSPAQSAVASKKQPAKKKVPQAIDGLLRKGKKQAMPSGIIPMLATLTDNSFDDKNWIFEIKYDGYRALSYINDSEVTIMSRKDLSFNKKFPPVAEALKQLELEAILDGEIVALNEEGRSDFQLLQQWQKNGEGELVYYVFDLLWLNGYNLMHLPLVERKEILQQILPEHPMIRYSDHIEQKGRQFFEVANKQGLEGIMAKERDSAYTPKIRTRQWLKIKTVQRQEVVIAGFTETRGSRSHFGALVLGVYEKDKLIYVGHTGSGFTEKSLAAVYKKLQPLIIDKSPFATKPKTNMPCTWIKPVLVGEVKFSEWTKDNILRQPIFVGLREDKNAKDVHKENAVHNSTAVEEGEAETRSTKKQSSQKMPTKKAAKSSKPKAKSKIQNRKMEANDKRVARSVNITSEKTLLNDSDKEQVVTIDKKELTFTNLDKIYWPADKYTKRDLINYYDQMAAFILPYLKDRPQSMNRHPNGIDKPGFYQKDVSGGKVADWLEKHDYLSESDGETKQYLVCTDEASLLYMANLGCIEMNPWHSTTKKPENPSWCVIDLDPGNISFDKVIEAAQVIKQLTDELGIDTYCKTSGSTGLHIYIPLAAAYDYDQSRQLAELIVTMAYNEMPSFTSLERSPAKRKNKIYLDYLQNRTIQTIAAPYSLRPKPGATASAPLHWEEVKKGLAIQDFTIENMYSRAKEVGDIFKPVLGKGINLKKVLTKINSMQSK, from the coding sequence ATGAGTCTTGCTACTTATAAAAAGAAACGGTCGTTTAACCAGACACCGGAACCGGAGGGTAAAAAACCAGCCGGTAAAAAGACAGCAGTTTCCAGCCAACTGCATTTTGTTGTTCAGAAACACGACGCCACCCGGTTGCATTATGACTTCCGGTTGGAGATGGAAGGCGTACTGAAGTCATGGGCCGTTCCTAAAGGGCCTTCGATGAACCCGGCCGACAAACGGCTGGCCATGATGGTGGAAGACCATCCCTACGATTATAAAGACTTTGAAGGCATCATTCCCGAAGGCAATTATGGCGCTGGTACCGTCATCGTTTGGGATGAAGGCACCTACGAGCCTATAGAGCCTTTTGACGATCCGAAAAAAGCAGAAAAACATTTACTGGAACAATTGCGCAAGGGCTCGCTGAAGATCGTTTTACACGGACAGAAATTAAAAGGCGAATTCGCCCTGGTGCAAATAAAAAGCAGCGAAGACAATGCCTGGCTGCTTATAAAGCATAACGACAAATACGCCACCCAAACAGATGTTACCAAGAAAGCGAAGTCGGTGCAGTCGGGAATGAAGTTAGAACAGGTGGCCAAAGAAAGCACCCATGAATGGGTAAGCAATAAGAAATCTACCACAAAGAAAAAAAGCAGCGCCGCTAAAAAATCACCTGCCCAATCAGCGGTGGCGTCAAAAAAACAACCCGCTAAAAAAAAAGTCCCACAGGCAATAGACGGGTTACTCAGAAAAGGTAAAAAGCAGGCCATGCCATCGGGTATCATTCCCATGCTGGCCACCCTTACCGATAATTCGTTTGATGACAAAAACTGGATCTTCGAGATAAAATACGATGGGTATCGTGCCCTTTCCTACATCAATGACAGCGAGGTTACCATTATGTCGAGAAAGGACCTTTCGTTCAATAAAAAGTTTCCGCCTGTTGCAGAAGCGTTGAAACAACTGGAACTGGAAGCCATACTGGATGGTGAGATCGTTGCCCTGAACGAGGAAGGCAGAAGTGATTTTCAATTGCTTCAGCAATGGCAAAAGAATGGCGAAGGAGAACTGGTATATTACGTGTTCGACCTGTTATGGTTGAATGGATATAACCTGATGCATCTTCCATTGGTTGAACGCAAGGAGATCCTGCAGCAAATACTACCGGAACATCCGATGATCCGGTACAGCGATCATATTGAGCAAAAAGGCAGGCAGTTTTTTGAAGTGGCTAATAAACAGGGCCTGGAAGGTATTATGGCCAAAGAACGTGACAGTGCCTATACACCCAAGATCCGCACACGGCAATGGTTAAAGATCAAAACGGTGCAACGGCAGGAAGTAGTGATTGCAGGCTTTACAGAAACCCGGGGAAGCCGCAGCCATTTTGGCGCCCTTGTATTGGGCGTATATGAAAAAGATAAACTGATCTATGTAGGCCATACCGGTTCGGGCTTTACCGAAAAATCGCTGGCTGCGGTTTATAAAAAACTTCAACCACTGATAATTGACAAATCGCCTTTTGCTACCAAACCCAAAACCAATATGCCCTGCACCTGGATAAAACCGGTGCTGGTGGGTGAGGTAAAATTTTCTGAATGGACGAAAGACAATATTCTGCGCCAACCCATCTTTGTGGGTTTGCGGGAAGACAAGAACGCCAAAGACGTTCATAAAGAAAATGCAGTACACAATTCTACAGCCGTAGAAGAAGGCGAAGCTGAAACCAGATCCACCAAAAAACAAAGTTCCCAAAAGATGCCAACGAAGAAAGCAGCTAAAAGCAGTAAGCCTAAAGCTAAAAGCAAAATACAAAACAGAAAAATGGAAGCTAATGACAAACGTGTGGCCAGGTCTGTAAATATTACATCCGAAAAAACTTTGTTGAACGATTCTGATAAAGAACAGGTTGTTACCATCGATAAAAAAGAACTGACGTTTACCAATCTGGATAAAATATACTGGCCGGCTGATAAATACACCAAACGCGACCTGATTAATTATTACGACCAAATGGCGGCTTTTATCCTTCCTTATTTGAAGGATAGGCCGCAATCGATGAACCGGCATCCCAATGGTATTGACAAGCCCGGCTTTTATCAAAAAGATGTAAGCGGCGGCAAAGTGGCCGACTGGCTGGAGAAACACGATTACCTGAGTGAATCGGATGGTGAAACAAAACAATACCTGGTTTGCACCGATGAAGCGTCCCTGCTTTATATGGCCAACCTGGGTTGTATTGAAATGAACCCCTGGCACAGCACCACAAAAAAACCAGAGAACCCAAGCTGGTGTGTTATTGACCTGGACCCCGGCAATATTTCATTCGACAAAGTTATAGAAGCCGCCCAGGTAATTAAACAACTTACAGACGAGTTAGGCATAGATACGTATTGCAAAACATCCGGCTCAACGGGTTTGCATATTTATATTCCGCTGGCTGCAGCGTATGACTACGACCAGTCGAGGCAGTTAGCAGAATTAATAGTTACGATGGCGTATAATGAAATGCCGTCCTTTACCAGCCTGGAACGCAGCCCGGCCAAAAGGAAAAACAAGATCTATCTCGATTATTTACAAAACCGAACCATACAAACCATAGCAGCCCCTTACTCCTTACGCCCCAAACCGGGCGCCACAGCCTCGGCGCCTTTGCATTGGGAAGAAGTTAAAAAAGGATTGGCCATTCAGGATTTTACTATCGAAAATATGTATAGCCGGGCTAAAGAGGTGGGCGATATCTTTAAACCCGTATTGGGGAAAGGCATTAATCTGAAAAAAGTACTCACTAAGATCAACAGCATGCAGAGCAAATAG
- a CDS encoding acetyl-CoA C-acyltransferase, producing MNKKEVYIISAVRTPMGSFGGGLKDFATPKLGAIAIKAALEKAGLQPNQVQDVLMGCVIQANLGQAPARQAAKFAGLPNEVNCTTVNKVCASGMKAIAQAAQSIALGDADIVVAGGMESMSNVPFYVDSLRWGNKYGNTNMIDGLVKDGLTDVYDGQAMGNAGDLCAKECGITREEQDAFAIESYKRSQAAWAAGKFADEVVPVDIPQRKGDPVKFFKDEEPFNVKFDKIPELKPAFQKDGTVTAANASTLNDGAAALVLMSKEKAEELGLKPIARVVSYADAEQAPEWFTTTPSIAVPKAVAKAGLKMTDIDYWELNEAFAVVGIENSRRMKLDPAKVNVHGGAVSLGHPLGCSGARIIVTLINVLKHNKGRYGAAGICNGGGGASAMVIENL from the coding sequence ATGAACAAAAAGGAAGTATATATTATTTCGGCCGTTCGCACCCCAATGGGCAGTTTTGGCGGCGGGTTAAAGGATTTTGCTACACCCAAACTGGGCGCTATAGCCATAAAAGCAGCACTGGAAAAAGCAGGATTGCAACCTAACCAGGTGCAGGATGTATTGATGGGCTGCGTAATTCAGGCTAACCTGGGACAGGCCCCTGCTCGCCAGGCGGCGAAGTTCGCCGGGCTGCCAAACGAAGTGAATTGTACAACGGTAAATAAGGTATGCGCCAGCGGCATGAAGGCTATTGCCCAGGCAGCCCAAAGTATTGCGTTGGGCGATGCCGATATTGTGGTGGCCGGCGGTATGGAAAGTATGAGCAACGTGCCTTTTTATGTTGACAGCTTACGTTGGGGTAACAAATACGGCAATACCAATATGATTGACGGACTGGTCAAAGATGGGTTAACCGATGTATATGACGGACAGGCCATGGGTAATGCAGGTGATTTGTGTGCAAAGGAATGCGGTATTACCCGCGAAGAACAGGATGCATTTGCCATTGAAAGCTATAAACGCAGTCAGGCAGCCTGGGCAGCCGGTAAGTTTGCCGATGAAGTAGTGCCGGTTGACATTCCTCAACGCAAAGGCGATCCTGTCAAGTTCTTTAAAGACGAAGAACCATTTAATGTAAAGTTTGATAAGATACCCGAATTGAAACCAGCCTTCCAAAAAGATGGTACGGTAACCGCAGCCAATGCCAGTACGCTGAACGATGGTGCAGCAGCACTGGTATTAATGAGTAAAGAAAAAGCCGAAGAGCTGGGTTTAAAACCAATTGCCAGGGTTGTTTCCTACGCCGACGCAGAACAGGCGCCGGAATGGTTTACCACTACGCCGTCTATCGCAGTGCCTAAAGCCGTGGCCAAAGCCGGATTGAAAATGACGGATATCGATTATTGGGAATTGAACGAGGCATTTGCAGTAGTGGGAATTGAAAACAGCCGGCGCATGAAGCTCGATCCGGCGAAAGTAAATGTACACGGCGGTGCTGTTTCGTTGGGTCACCCTTTAGGTTGCAGCGGGGCCCGTATTATTGTTACGCTCATCAATGTACTGAAACATAACAAGGGCAGGTACGGCGCGGCAGGTATCTGTAATGGCGGCGGCGGCGCCTCAGCAATGGTTATTGAAAATTTGTAA
- a CDS encoding LytR/AlgR family response regulator transcription factor produces MTPAIKCIITDDEPMARKGLQGYIEKIDFLELAGVCEDAIQLNSLLKQQPADLLFLDIEMPYVTGIDFLKNTPNSPKVIFTTAYEQYAIKGYELDVLDYLLKPISFERFLKAANKAYDYFSSAVSNSGNYLFIKTDNKLEKVNLQELLFVEAMENYVALYTADKKLITHSTLKALQEKLPAGQFIQPHKSYVVNIQCIQSIEGNILHVGGKYQIPISKYQKEEIMERIVNDKLLKK; encoded by the coding sequence ATGACGCCAGCCATAAAATGCATTATCACCGATGACGAACCCATGGCCCGTAAAGGCTTGCAGGGCTATATTGAAAAGATCGATTTCCTGGAACTGGCAGGTGTATGTGAAGATGCCATACAACTGAACTCCTTACTAAAACAACAACCAGCCGATCTGCTTTTCCTGGATATTGAAATGCCCTACGTTACCGGCATCGATTTCCTGAAGAACACCCCCAATTCGCCCAAGGTGATCTTCACCACAGCCTATGAACAATACGCCATAAAAGGATATGAACTGGATGTGCTTGATTACCTGCTAAAACCCATTTCGTTTGAACGCTTTTTAAAAGCCGCCAATAAAGCCTATGATTATTTTTCCAGTGCGGTTTCCAACTCCGGCAACTACCTGTTCATTAAGACCGACAACAAACTGGAAAAGGTAAACCTGCAGGAATTACTTTTTGTAGAGGCTATGGAAAATTATGTAGCTCTTTACACCGCAGATAAGAAGCTGATCACCCACTCCACCCTAAAAGCCTTACAGGAAAAATTGCCAGCCGGCCAGTTCATTCAACCGCATAAATCGTATGTGGTGAATATACAGTGTATACAATCCATTGAGGGCAACATTTTACATGTGGGTGGCAAGTATCAGATTCCTATTTCTAAATATCAGAAAGAGGAGATTATGGAAAGGATTGTGAATGATAAGTTGCTGAAGAAATAG
- a CDS encoding alpha/beta fold hydrolase, whose amino-acid sequence MLRKHYLKSLALLLCLTTTLLQAQLEYPYPVKYFKVTLENRPVQIAYMDAQPDSATNKTVLLFHGKNFNGYYWKDVMAFLVNAGFRVIVPDLPGWGKSDKPDIHYSFHMLSYAMNQLLDSLQVPKVYLVGHSMGGMLAARFAMLYPGKITKLVLEDPIGLEDYKRFVPYQTIDQLYEKEVHATYESYKKYQQSYYPQWRHEYEQYVEAQAVVLNTPDFSHIAWVNALTYQMIYEQPVCYEWDRITAPTLLMIGTEDRTVVGKALLSDDDKNRYGQYPALAKKTKDQLPNALLYEFTGVGHIPHIQDPGQFRQVLLTFLK is encoded by the coding sequence ATGTTGCGTAAACATTACCTTAAATCCCTGGCATTACTGCTTTGCCTCACGACCACCCTGCTGCAGGCACAGTTGGAATATCCCTACCCTGTTAAATATTTCAAAGTTACCCTGGAAAACAGACCGGTTCAAATTGCCTACATGGATGCGCAACCAGATTCTGCTACCAATAAAACTGTTTTACTTTTTCATGGCAAAAATTTCAATGGCTATTACTGGAAAGATGTAATGGCCTTTTTAGTAAACGCCGGTTTTCGGGTAATCGTTCCCGATCTGCCTGGTTGGGGAAAGTCAGATAAACCTGACATCCATTATAGTTTTCATATGCTGTCATACGCCATGAACCAATTGCTCGACTCCCTGCAAGTGCCTAAAGTGTATTTGGTTGGCCATTCTATGGGCGGCATGCTGGCCGCCCGTTTTGCCATGTTATACCCAGGGAAGATCACTAAACTGGTGCTGGAAGATCCGATTGGCCTGGAAGATTACAAACGCTTTGTTCCCTACCAAACCATTGACCAGCTGTACGAAAAAGAGGTGCATGCCACCTATGAATCATATAAAAAATACCAGCAATCTTACTATCCGCAATGGCGGCATGAATACGAACAATATGTAGAAGCGCAGGCGGTAGTGCTCAATACCCCGGATTTCTCTCATATTGCCTGGGTAAATGCCCTCACCTATCAAATGATTTACGAACAACCGGTGTGTTATGAATGGGACCGCATTACCGCACCTACCCTGTTGATGATTGGCACTGAAGACCGGACCGTAGTTGGCAAAGCCCTGTTAAGCGATGATGATAAAAACAGGTATGGTCAATACCCGGCCCTGGCGAAAAAAACAAAAGACCAACTTCCCAATGCCCTGTTATATGAGTTTACCGGCGTTGGTCATATACCACATATTCAGGATCCGGGGCAATTCAGGCAGGTATTGCTTACCTTTTTGAAATGA
- a CDS encoding GNAT family N-acetyltransferase, with translation MSTIRIEEATKKDAALIADLSRKTFYDSFAADNTEEDMEKFLNEQFTREKLMEEVGAPGNIFLLAYDGNEPVGYARMRETPNPVLLEGSPSIEIARIYAVQKSIGKGVGSALMQQCIEKAKQKNARVIWLGVWEKNYKAIAFYSKWGFEQFGEHVFMLGNDPQTDWLMKKAL, from the coding sequence ATGAGTACCATTCGCATAGAAGAGGCAACCAAAAAAGACGCAGCCCTGATAGCCGACCTGAGCCGTAAGACTTTTTATGATTCGTTTGCAGCCGATAATACCGAGGAGGACATGGAGAAGTTCCTGAATGAACAGTTTACCAGGGAAAAATTAATGGAAGAGGTGGGGGCGCCGGGAAATATCTTTTTACTGGCTTATGATGGAAATGAACCCGTAGGGTATGCGCGCATGCGCGAAACGCCCAACCCGGTTTTATTGGAAGGTAGCCCATCCATAGAAATTGCCCGGATTTACGCCGTACAAAAAAGTATTGGCAAGGGAGTGGGAAGCGCCCTGATGCAGCAATGCATTGAGAAGGCAAAGCAAAAGAATGCCCGGGTGATCTGGCTGGGCGTTTGGGAGAAAAATTATAAGGCCATTGCCTTTTACTCCAAATGGGGGTTTGAACAATTTGGGGAGCATGTGTTTATGTTAGGCAATGACCCCCAAACAGACTGGTTAATGAAAAAGGCGCTATAA
- a CDS encoding alpha/beta fold hydrolase encodes MKKWLSLSALMLITRLLFSQTDSTAGYYTSFDGTKIWYEVRGAGEPVVLVHGFIVNGESWKRTALYPDLLKAGYQVITFDLRGNGRSGKPHEASSYANDAEAKDIMGLLNSLQVKHYAVVGYSRGSIITARLLVLDKRVKKAVLGGMGTDFTNPEWQRRKMFYRALSGDSVPELAQMVNYVKKSGLDQQALALLQKEQPSTPKETLQKVQQPVLIICGSEDTDNGNAAALATLFTHGVYKATPGDHNNASKTPEFSAAVIGFLMQ; translated from the coding sequence ATGAAAAAATGGCTATCCTTATCTGCGCTGATGCTTATTACCCGCCTGCTATTTTCCCAAACAGACTCCACTGCAGGCTATTACACTTCATTTGACGGAACAAAGATCTGGTACGAAGTAAGAGGCGCCGGCGAACCGGTAGTGCTGGTGCATGGCTTTATTGTTAATGGCGAATCGTGGAAAAGGACCGCCTTATATCCCGATCTGTTAAAGGCGGGATACCAGGTAATTACTTTCGATCTGCGGGGAAACGGAAGGTCCGGTAAGCCGCATGAGGCATCCTCCTATGCTAACGATGCCGAAGCAAAAGATATTATGGGTTTGCTGAATAGCTTGCAGGTTAAACATTACGCAGTAGTGGGTTATTCCCGCGGGTCTATTATAACAGCCCGTTTGCTGGTATTGGATAAACGGGTTAAAAAGGCAGTGTTGGGCGGTATGGGTACCGATTTCACCAATCCCGAATGGCAGCGCAGAAAAATGTTCTACCGGGCATTGTCGGGGGATAGTGTACCCGAGCTGGCGCAAATGGTAAACTATGTAAAAAAATCGGGGCTCGATCAGCAGGCGTTGGCCCTGTTGCAAAAAGAACAGCCTTCCACGCCAAAGGAAACTTTGCAAAAAGTACAACAGCCGGTGCTGATTATTTGTGGAAGTGAGGATACTGACAATGGCAATGCCGCAGCCCTGGCAACCCTTTTCACACATGGGGTATATAAAGCCACACCCGGCGATCATAACAATGCTTCCAAAACACCGGAATTCTCAGCTGCAGTTATCGGGTTCTTAATGCAGTAA
- a CDS encoding HAD-IIB family hydrolase, with protein sequence MRYLCLAADYDGTLATHGKVEQEVIEALYRLKASTRQLILVTGRVMEELKVVFPGYEIFDRIVAENGALLYKPATKEERLLGERPPEPFINELHRQVKPLSVGKVIVATWEPHQNTVLEAIKKEGLELQVIFNKGAVMILPAGINKAKGLKETLKEMNMSLHNVVAVGDAENDNAMLNAAECAVAVSNALPAVQHHADWITDHPHGKGVIQLIDRLLENDLQDVDCKLTRHYLNLGQRTTGEDFSVCPYGPNILLSGTTKSGKSTMATFFLEKLLEKNYQFCLIDPEGDYLQQPGAVRIGDSEHAPAVEEVLSLLNNPMQSVIVSILAIPLDDRPRFFNSLLSALSQMRKETGHPHWIIADEAHHMLPAPAAPSYYAIPDDFKNFAFISLSTEGMNEAVLNKITLVISMGDDAAKAIMEFSRFRNIQLKENAVTPLQKGQAWVWDVTAGNEPVLIKTGIPVHLQQRHKKKYATGDMDYNSFYFRGPENKLNLKAYNLIVFTQMASGIDDETWFYHLKRKDYSNWLRHSVHDEELAALVNKIEIDEQYGAGSRQAIVDLINDRYTA encoded by the coding sequence ATGAGATATTTATGTCTGGCAGCCGATTACGATGGCACCCTGGCCACGCACGGAAAAGTGGAACAGGAAGTTATAGAGGCGTTATACCGGTTGAAGGCCTCTACCCGTCAACTGATCCTGGTCACCGGCCGGGTGATGGAAGAATTAAAAGTTGTTTTTCCGGGATATGAGATCTTCGATCGCATTGTTGCTGAAAACGGCGCGCTGTTGTATAAGCCGGCCACCAAAGAAGAACGGTTGCTGGGCGAACGGCCACCAGAGCCGTTTATAAATGAACTGCATCGCCAGGTTAAACCACTATCGGTGGGTAAAGTAATTGTGGCCACCTGGGAACCACATCAAAACACCGTTTTGGAAGCCATCAAAAAAGAAGGACTGGAGTTACAGGTGATCTTTAACAAAGGAGCAGTGATGATTTTGCCGGCGGGCATTAACAAAGCCAAGGGGTTGAAAGAAACGTTGAAGGAAATGAATATGTCGCTGCATAATGTGGTAGCCGTAGGTGATGCAGAGAACGATAACGCTATGCTGAATGCCGCTGAATGCGCTGTAGCCGTCTCTAATGCGCTGCCTGCCGTTCAACACCATGCAGACTGGATTACAGATCATCCGCACGGAAAGGGCGTAATACAGCTTATAGACCGTTTACTGGAAAATGACCTTCAGGACGTGGATTGTAAGTTAACGCGGCACTATCTGAACCTCGGGCAGCGGACCACGGGAGAAGATTTCAGCGTTTGTCCATACGGGCCAAACATCCTGCTTTCCGGCACTACCAAGAGCGGTAAAAGCACTATGGCCACTTTTTTCCTTGAGAAGCTACTGGAAAAGAATTACCAGTTCTGTTTGATAGATCCTGAAGGCGATTACCTGCAACAACCCGGCGCCGTTCGCATTGGCGACAGTGAACATGCACCTGCGGTGGAAGAAGTATTATCGCTCCTGAATAATCCAATGCAAAGCGTAATCGTTTCTATTCTGGCCATTCCGCTCGACGACCGGCCACGGTTCTTCAATAGCCTGTTATCGGCTTTGTCGCAAATGCGTAAGGAAACCGGTCACCCCCACTGGATCATTGCCGATGAAGCGCATCATATGCTTCCGGCCCCGGCCGCTCCTTCCTACTACGCCATACCCGATGATTTTAAAAACTTTGCTTTCATCAGCCTTTCTACCGAAGGCATGAACGAAGCCGTGCTGAATAAAATAACCCTGGTAATTTCCATGGGCGATGATGCCGCAAAGGCCATTATGGAATTCAGCAGGTTCAGAAATATTCAACTGAAAGAAAATGCCGTAACACCACTGCAAAAAGGCCAGGCCTGGGTGTGGGATGTTACAGCCGGTAATGAACCGGTGCTGATTAAAACAGGCATTCCGGTACACCTGCAACAGCGTCACAAAAAGAAGTATGCTACTGGTGATATGGATTACAATAGTTTTTATTTCCGCGGACCGGAAAACAAACTGAATTTAAAAGCCTACAACCTGATTGTGTTTACCCAAATGGCTTCAGGAATTGACGATGAAACATGGTTTTATCATTTAAAAAGAAAGGATTACTCCAACTGGTTGCGGCACTCAGTCCACGATGAGGAACTGGCCGCACTGGTAAATAAAATTGAAATTGATGAGCAATATGGCGCCGGCAGCCGCCAGGCAATTGTTGACCTGATAAATGATCGCTATACAGCTTAA